AAATTGACAATTCTCAGATCCTTCTAGAATTGACATTCCATGATTTCTGGGTCCCAGGAACTCAAGCTAGTGGCTGGTCTTCCCTTTCCGCCTAAGCACCCTAGGAACCTCAAGGGGAGTTTCTTAAAGAACATGAGTAAGTCTGGCTTGCTATCCCCTCTGCTCCAGATCACAGGACCCTGAGCTGAGTGTGGATGTCTGGGCTGGGCTGCCTCTGGGTCCCTCAGAGTGGGGTGACCCAGAGGAGCCAAAGGCCCCAGCATCGCCCCGTGGGCCAGCCCCCTCTGGCCTGGACCTCTTTCACAGACTTCTGCTGCTGGACCATTCATTGGCTGACCATCTGAATGAGGATGTGAGTCTGTTGATCGCCAGggtaggggttggggggagaaggaCTATGGGATTTAGATGGCCTGAAATTGTTTAAAGAGTAATTTAAtacagttaattaaaaaaaaaaaaaaaaaaacaacccaatccAGATGTGATCTTAGGGTATGTTATTCCAAGAGTGAAATACGCTTCTTCTGGGCTCAGCGCACATGAACCCACACCCAAGTCTCCAAGGACAGGTTTAGGGACCACAGTTGGTGGCAAAGCAGAGAATCCAGAGAAATAGCTGAGGGTAGGATCTGGGGCTGGCTATCTGGAGAGGAAACCTGCAGGGAGTAGATGGCTGTCTTCAGCCAGAAAGGCAGTGAACGTGTTCCATGTACACCAGAGGGCAGCCAAAGCTAACTGTGAAGCAGGCCTGGTGAGGGTGGGCACCCCATCACAGGAAGCACTCAAGCCAAGCCTGGATGAACATGTAACAGGGCTGTTGCGAGGAAGTTGGATGGCATTTCAGATTCTTTCCCTTCTAAGATTCTGCCATGGAGTGCTCTAGTTGTCCAACCAACTCCATCACCAAATCGTTGAAATCATCAGGAgcttgggagggagagagatggtggCAATGTTTACTAGCACCCAACCTGCACTGAATTGAATATTTGCACTGGATTGAATATCCACTAATAATTAACACACACTGATCCTGTGGAGCCACCCCAGTCCCTGATGCACCTGCCAGCATAAGCAAAGGGGATCCTGGAGAGATCCAAGAATCCATACAATGGAAGGACAGACATTAAAGATCACAGTTCTCAGCAATGCCCCAATATATGACCTCTAACTCAACTCCCTTAGTGTCTGAATGGCTCCCAGCTGCTGGTCAACTTTGGCCTGAGCCCTGCTGCTCCTCTGACCCCTCGTCAGTTTGCTCTGCTGTGTCCAGCCCTGCTTTATCAGATCGACAGCCGTGTCTGCATCCAggccccaaccccaaccccctcAGGGGATCTTCTGTCTGGTCAGTGGGTGAGAGTGGGTGGCAGGGTGCCTTGAACCCTGGCAGAGAGTGGGCCCCTGGCCAAGCAAGATGGGTTTGTCGGGGTCCTGCCTCCCTTTGCAGTGTATCTCTGCCCTGCATTTCTTCTGAGGCCCTCCTTCCAACTCTAGCCTAACTTCAGTCCCTGATTCTCCCCAGCCTTGGTTCATAGCGCCCTGGCAGTCCTGCTGCtcagcctccctgctcccctctccctgctgctgctgcggctCCTGGGACCTCGTCTATTACGGCCCCTGCTGGGTTTCCTGGGGGCCCTGGCCGTGGGCACTCTTTGTGGGGATGCACTGCTACACCTGCTGCCACATGTACGTGAAGCCCCTTCCTTGCTCCCTGCCCCGTGATGGGCAGCCTCCACGTACCCAAGGTGTTCCCAGTCACAGGACATCCCCTCCTCATTCCTGTCAGATCCCACGCGCCACTCCCCAACCTCAGCTTCAGCCCACAGCTGCCTTCTAGTAGCGAGTGAAGGCTTGCCACGTCCCACACAGGAGGGGGATGTTGTCGGGTGCGGGGGCTTCTGGGGTCTGCCCTGACCCCCTCTCTGTCAGGCACAAGGAGGGCAGCATGCTGGACCTAACGGACAACCAGAGGAGGACCTGGGACCAGGACTGTCGGTACTCGGAGGTCTCTTCCTGCTCTTTGTGCTGGAGAACGTGCTAGGGCTTTTGCGGCACAGAGGGCTCAGGCCAGTGAGTGAtacccttttctcctcctcctgccaaAACTAGAGTCCTGGCCAAGAACTGGCCACGCAAGCCAGGAGGTGAGGGTGTGGGGTGTGTTCCTGGTGCGCTGATGTTTTCCTGAGTGTGCAGTCCTGACAACTAACAGAGAGTGGGTAGGGGGCTCCTTAGCATAGACCTGGGACTCCTGGCCAAGCGGCCTCCTCTCCCAAGTTCAAGTCAACAAGAAACAAGGAGTGCCAACCTGGGAAGAGAGCGGAAAAGCCAAAAAATATCTCCAAGTGCCAGAGGTGAACCCAGGTGTTCACTTTCCCAGCTGGTAGCCAGGCCTCTCCTTAGCCCCTGGCTCTGTTGCCTCCTCCACCAGGAGGGATACCCTCCCATTTCAGAGATGCTGCAGGCGAAAAAGAAAGGATTTCAGAGCACCAGCCCTGGACCTGGAGGATGGCAGTGGGACGGCCCTTCAGCCCCTGCAGGCAGCTCCAGGTaaccagaagagaaaatgaagagtagGCTCCCAGCTCCCGGTTCTCACTTGCAGCCACTGGCACTGTTCTTGTCCTTCCTGCAGAGCCAGAAGCTCAGGGCTGCCATGGGGAGCAGGACAGCCagcccccaccagccccagctCCTACTGGGCACCAAGGCCACAGTCACGGGCACCAGGGTGGCGGTGATGCCAATATAACGTGGATGGTCCTCCTGGGAGACGGTCTGCACAACCTCACTGATGGGCTGGCCATAGGTGTGATGGGAGGAGAGGGCTaccaggaagtgggggagggaagggaatgcaGGCCCCTGTGCCCCTGGGGAGAGCTTTCTCCCAGGCTGACGACCTCCAATCCTGCCAACCCCAGGTGCTGCCTTCTCCGATGGCTTCTCCAGTGGCCTCAGCACCACCCTAGCAGTCTTCTGCCATGAGCTACCCCATGAACTGGGTAGGAATGGcagaagtggggtggggtggactCTAGAAAGGAGAGACCTCCAAGGGGTGGAATTTAGGAGGCTGGCAGGTGACAGGGGTGAGGGACGGCCCTGGCTTATTATTCCCTCCCACCCTGTCGTCTCTTCCTCACAGGTGACTTTGCGATGCTGCTCCGAGCAGGGCTGCCCTTTCggaggctgctgctgctgagtTTGGTGTCTGGAGCCCTGGGACTAGGGGGTgcagccctgggggtggggctcagtttGGGCCCTGTCCCTCTCACTTCCTGGGTGTTTGGGGTCACTGCTGGGGTCTTCCTCTATGTGGCCCTTGTGGACATGGTGAGAGGTGTGGGGTAGTGCAGGGAAagcaagggaggcagggaggtgggttCAGCGGAGGGGGACGTATGGGTCCTTCCGCCTCCACCACCGGCTACCTGGAAAGGTGCTGGACCCAGGCTGGGTGGAGTCTGAGAAACAAGGGCCTGGAAGAGTTCAGAGGGGTTGCCAGTACTTTCTGACGCCTTCTTCTCATGCTTGACGTGGGGTGGTGCAGAGACAATGCCAGGATCctgatgctctttttttctttcagctacCAGCCCTGCTTCGGCCTCCCGAGCCCCTCCCTACGCTCCATGTGCTACTGCAGGGGTTGGGGCTGCTGCTGGGGGGCAGCCTCATGCTCACCATAGCCATGCTGGAGGAGCAGCTATGGCCCCTGGTCTCTGATGGCTGATGGGGGCCAGTGGAAAGGCGCCAGGttgcccttccttccccccaaccACAGGAATGGAGGCGGGACACAGGGCCAGTAGGAGCAATAGGATTTTAATAAACAGAACCCATCCCAAAGCCATGACTACGACAGTTGTACTTGCACCAAAACAGCATAGAAAACCAGGATGTGGTGGGAGAAGGGCTCAAAGCAGGTCGGGGGAGGACATGAGCAGGGGCCTGGAGGGTGCAAGGTGCATCAATCTGCAGGGAGCGCATTGTGCTTTAGCCCAGGGAGGAGGGGTAGGGTGGGGCAAATGCACCGCCAGGTCCCCACATTTTCCTGCTGCCCTCAGCACCCTGGGGATACAGGCATCTGGGCGGATCTGCCCTTTATTGCTGCCCACCAGCATTAAACACCCCTGACCCCAACGCTAGCACCACAGGTGGATCCGGGGCAGGGAAAAGGGCAAGAACGGGAAAATTGCTTAGAGAAAGATTCAACTAGAATCCAGTGAATTGTGCTCAGTTCTCTTTACTTCCTACAACCGAGTACATGGGTCACAGGGTGGAGGGTGCAACAGGACATGAAACATGCCCCTCGGTGCCCCCAACACACCCCTGCACACAGGATGGTGGTGTCTGCAGCATCACAGGTCATGCAgggcacagggaaggggaggTTCACACACACATAGACGCCCACAGCGGGTACCAGACAGAGAACACCCCTGAATATACACAGCTGTACACAGGGAACCCCCAGGTCCCCAACCCAACCCTCTCCCCTGTCTTGCCGTCCCCCAGGCAGGAGGAACTGTATTGCTTTGAGAGAGCCACCCTGGGGGCCGCTCTGCcaggcaccctcccctcccctcccccccacccccattttggCACATCTGCAAGACACACGGCAGCGAGAGTAGGCACCCTCCCTCCCAGGTTTCTGTGGCTTGGAGTTGAGGAAGGGGGTAGGAGACTTTGTCCTCCATCTTTCCCCTAGCCCTTCCCAAACCCCTAGCGAACCCACTCCAGCCagaacccacccccacccccaaaacacacacatacaaagctGAGCTATCCAGGAATACAGGGGAACAAGGAGATTGTCCGGGACAGGAGTGGAGGCAGTCGGGGGAGAAAGGACTGGAAGCAGAGACCCCACCCTGGTGTGGGGGTAAGACTGGCACAACAGCTACTTTAGTGCAATTGGAGAGGGTGCCCAGAGTGAGGGATGGAGATGGGAGGGGAAGGCTCTCCCCGATTTCCCTGGGGGCAAAGCCAGGCTCCCCAGGGAAAGGGCCTAGCAGGAGTAAGTGAGGGCCAAGGGCAGATGCTCTCGTCACCCGCCACCCTCTGCCCTCCCAAATGCAGTGACAGTGTCCCCCTCACACCTAAGTGGGCAACAGCAGCCTCGGAGTCAGTACCTTCAAGTAATTCATAGAgcagaccctccccaccccagcttccTCCCATCTCTGGGATTTGGTCGCTTCTCTAGGGTTGGGTCGGGAGGAGGGAGTCCCCAAGTCAGGCccttccctctccacctccctcttccCAGATCACTGGGCTTGGTCCTCAAAGATTCCTTGCCTCCGCCCTTGGCCAACCTGGGTCAAGGCCACGGAGGGCTGGAGCCACCACGATTAGAGGGGAAGGGGCTGCTTTGCTCCTTATCCCTCCTTCTTAAAAGGTAGGGTTCAAACTAGGCGGGATGGGGCCCCATACTGGTTTGCCCCAGGAGGAGGGCTTCTGGGCTAGGGTCTGTAAGGCTATTTTCCTTTGCggtgggaaggggaggtggggatgaacacggggtgtggggagagggggagaaatggtggagagggaaggaggaaggggcctCCCTGCTGGAGCGTAGTCACTGGAGTCATTCAGACGAAGAAACACTCATGTGCACAAGATACAGAGTGTGCCTGTTCCCAGCCCCTCCAGCCAGGCCCCAGCCTCACCTCTCAGGGTCCCTTCCAAGACCCGAGAGGTTTGGGGGATACAGCTGTAGAACCGTTCACTCTGgccccacgccccccaccccacccccagccccttctccccttctaAGGTCCAGGGAGTAAGAAGGTGCTCGGGTGGGCAGACAGCGGTGGAAACAGTATTGAGTTTTCCTTTGGTTACATATTGAAGGCAAAGGTGAGCTGGACTTACAGTCAAAACGGATAGggatgaggaaggaagaggggccaTGCCGGGGTTGGAGAGGGAGGTAGACCCTCCTCAGCCCCTCCACCCCAAGGAACACATGTCTAAGTGGGGTGGCAGTCCCTCAGTCTcatctctcccaccccccacagcaCCAAACAGAAGgagaagccccctcccccaggggctgctccccaccccaacctgGGCTGTACATTCAGTGGTTTTCAGCAGTCCTATGGCTCAGGGGGCCACAGTGGGGGAGGTGGCCCATCAGTCTCAGTTGGACAGTGGCAGTGACCCGGGTTTGTTGGCCCATCCTGGGACCCACAGTTTGTgccatttgtttttctgaagGATAGTACACAACCCTACCAAAGCCACCGCCCAATCAGAAACATCTCCCCAAAATCAGAAACTAAAAACTGGCTCTTATCTCGCCCTCTGATTCACACACCTGTTTCCCTGTCTCCTATGTAGCCCTCGCTCTGTCTCCTTTGCTGGGACCTGGGGCTGCTCCCAGGGTCCTCACTTAAAATAGGCCTTTTCTCAAAAGTGCTTATTACTTGAAGCAAGTGCTTTAGAGCtgcggtggggagagggggaggggagagggagggcaaagggaaggaggtgtttcctccccaccctacccccttAAGATTGGGGGGCATTCTGCCTGTTTTACTTCTCCACACCCGTTTAAGtcaaagaggttttaaaaaaaaaatcttaacattaaaataaatatgcagtCGCCATGAGAATGGTCAAAACGCTTCAAAAAACACTAGGGGCTGGGGAGCCCAGGGTGGGGTGTGGGATTTCCTTTGGCATAAGGAGAGGAGGCTGCTCATCCTCCACGCCTCCTCATAGCCAcatgaggagaggcagaggactCCCCACAACCTGCCCCAGCACTGCTGACCGTGTGCTGAAGGGGCAGCAGGGGGACAGGCAGCCACCAGAAATCTCATCTAGCAAAACAATGGGGCTCCTGACAAATACTCAGAATCTTCCTGTCATCGCCAAACATTGATAAAGGAGAACACGACTGATACCCCAAGagtcttctctggagaatccatctctctgctccccctgccccccccccccgtcacctAATTCCCAGCACCAAAatgagagggagggggtggaatGGGAAGATTTCAGGAGAGACAGTTAAAGTTAGGGGCAAGCTTTGCAGaaccagcggggggggggggggggggggggctgcagccCTTAAGAGAGGTCACATTGATTGTCGTATAGGGGAGGGCAGGGTATGAAGGGAGGTGGGCAAGAGGGGCATCGCAAGGCCCTTtggctttgaaaacaaaaataaaaactaaaagctgCACAATCCTTCTTACCAATAATGGTCATTTGGAAGCTTTGAAATGGTTTAGGAACTGAGGGTTAGGGGAAGCAAGACACAGACAGAGGGGATAAAAAGAGACCATgacaaaaaaaagccaaaaaacaacaacaacaaaaaaccaaaaaggactTGGACAAACACCCCAGGCTTCAGGGAACCAGCATGAGGTATGGTTAAGGGTATCTGTTAGCGAGGCAGGGGTCCCTGGGataccccctcccccctcagcccACCCTTGGCAAGGGTGGCAAGACTTGCAGGAAAAACAACTGAAAAGTGGGTGAGGTTGTGAACAAAGCAAGCGTGAGGGGGCGTAGGAGGGGAGGAGACTGAGGAATCCCCCGGAGGAGACCCTGTACTGTGTAAACAAAGCCTGTCCAGTTCTCAGGGGACAATACTGATGGCAGCCAAACTGGGCAAGGATGCactgtgggggtggagggggcatgACCTCTATTCAAGTTCTGTGTCTTGGCCCCTGGCTGAGGTATTGAGTGTGAGGAAGGGAACACTGGGCTATGGGAGCGGGTCCAACTGTCCAGGAGGCTTAGCTGGGAGATGGATGGACAGGGCGTTTGAAGGGACCAGGGCCAAATTCAATGCTACATTTAGAGAGAAAACTGCCCCCTCCTCACTCTGGCCCAGTTTGGCTTTTGGGGTGCGACTTTTAGGAATCTTCTCAGTGCAGCCCCTAGCTCAATCCCATGTCTCCCCGctgctgggagggcagggaccaAGCCTCAGTGTGTATTCGTCACTCCCTAGATCAGAGCTTCATCCTCACACCAGAGGGGAAGCCTGGGTCCCGAGTAGCCACGGTCCCTagtctgccctgcccctcccaccatctTTGGCTTCAGATCAGGAGTGACTGGGGGCGGTGGGTACTCTTGGACATAACGGAAGGTGGGGGTACAGAGGAACCATGGGTTTGGGGGGCACAGGAGGAAGAATAttgtccttccctccccacacatgcaaacacatgcCTGAAACACACAGGACATTCTAGGGCTGTGGTCTTGAAATGGGCAGGAAATTAATTTGTTTCTTCCCCTAAAGGATAAAATGCTTACTTAAAAATTCATGACAAGCCTCAAAGTTAAGGGAGAGGGGCGCCAGGGAGGGAATGGCCACAGGCTCTGCCCTCccaaaagaagttaaaagaaagaagcaaggttAAAGTGCGTGGTTAGGGGACCAGGCCAGGAGTGGAAGGGAATCAGGGAGGAGCAGGCTGTGGGGGCAGAACCAGCCCTTGATTTGCATATGAGGAGCCAGGGGAGAGTGCAGGATTGGGGCCCAGGTACAGTAGTTGCTGCTTCAAGTGTTTTGCATTTGAACTTTAGGGGTGATGGGGTACAGAAGTGGGGGAAAAGCTCCAGGCCCCAGTGCTAAATACCCTCCCCCCTCATCCACTAGCTGCCcctgaagggggagggggacacccCCAGAGTGCTCACACAGTACCAGAAATTAAGGCTTCTCACTGCTGCGGGGATGGAGGGGCCAGCCGAGCAGGGAGGCAGTGATGGGtatggaagaagaggagggatcTGCCTGGCAGTAGGGGCATGGGCGGGGGAACAcaaagaggagaaacagaggaaagggtggggggagttgGCAGCAGAAAGAGGGAACTGAGAGATGGGGTAAAAGAGAGGGTAGCCAGGCATTTAGCAATCATTTGGGGACACTTGGCAGAAGGGGTTGCCCTGGGGGTGCCAAGGGCCTGGGGTGCTCCCTGTTGGTCCCAGACCCTTGCCAGGCCAGGATGGTGTGGCAAAGGGGTGAGCAGCTGCTCCCCagtgcattttttccccctctgtccccccccacccagtcGTGTTCTCCTTTAAAGTGCCCTAAATGTATagactttttctaaataaatagaataagatATCAAGCCACCGGCAGGGGGAGGGACACTGATGGGGGGCTACTCCGAATAGCAGCCGTCTAACCCAATGGCGCCGTGCCGCTCCTGACTGTAGGGGCAGGAGGCCCCATGGGGCAGGGCGCCGCAGCCACCCACCGTCTTGGCTGCTGCGATGCCGCAGTTCTTGAGCAGGCTGAAGCTGAAAGGACTGACGGCGTCCTTGGGTGGGAAAGGCTTCATGGTGGAGAGGATCAAGGCCAGGCAGTCTGCCACATCTTTGTTGGGGGCGCAGGCCAGCGCTGGGGTGTGACCTGCAGGGTGGAGGgggaaaattgaggcacagggtCCTGTACCCCCGGGGCCCCATCCACCCTctgccaggccctgagctctcaTCTGTGGAGGGTAGCCAAGGTGGGCAAGAGCCCAGCACAATCAGAATTCAAGGGCTACGAGGGTCCAGGGGCACCGACAGGCAGACTGTCAAAGCGTGGGGTAAAGGGTGGAGTGCGGGGGACAGAAGTCTGGGAGGCTGAGGTGTGTGGAAGGTCTTCCTGAGGACCCTGCTGGCTCCACCTAGTTCCGTCAGATTCCCCTCAGAAATGCTAGCGTATTGGTATTGGGTCCCTGCTCTGAAGAGTTCCCCTGGGAAAAAAACCCAGTTTATAGCAAAGTTAAGAAGTCACCTCCTGAAGAATGTCCCTGACCCCAAACCCAGGAGAGGCGGGGGGCTCTGGACCCCACCCACCTTCTTCATCCACAGCCAGCAC
The Lynx canadensis isolate LIC74 chromosome B4, mLynCan4.pri.v2, whole genome shotgun sequence DNA segment above includes these coding regions:
- the SLC39A5 gene encoding zinc transporter ZIP5, producing MGPPRSHLLAGLCVWVALGLAGGSAPNLGPAEQEQNHYLAQLFGLYGENGTLTAGGLARLLHSLGLGRVQGLRLGHHGPPVGRAIPPVGDNSTYRSQDPELSVDVWAGLPLGPSEWGDPEEPKAPASPRGPAPSGLDLFHRLLLLDHSLADHLNEDCLNGSQLLVNFGLSPAAPLTPRQFALLCPALLYQIDSRVCIQAPTPTPSGDLLSALVHSALAVLLLSLPAPLSLLLLRLLGPRLLRPLLGFLGALAVGTLCGDALLHLLPHAQGGQHAGPNGQPEEDLGPGLSVLGGLFLLFVLENVLGLLRHRGLRPRCCRRKRKDFRAPALDLEDGSGTALQPLQAAPEPEAQGCHGEQDSQPPPAPAPTGHQGHSHGHQGGGDANITWMVLLGDGLHNLTDGLAIGAAFSDGFSSGLSTTLAVFCHELPHELGDFAMLLRAGLPFRRLLLLSLVSGALGLGGAALGVGLSLGPVPLTSWVFGVTAGVFLYVALVDMLPALLRPPEPLPTLHVLLQGLGLLLGGSLMLTIAMLEEQLWPLVSDG